A single region of the Raphanus sativus cultivar WK10039 chromosome 1, ASM80110v3, whole genome shotgun sequence genome encodes:
- the LOC108840719 gene encoding transcription factor GTE5, chloroplastic, producing MSSIGGASKTATTKQQHRRAKPMPVPQHARSPALLSPSTNPFASSEAPEADEERRPPPPMLKVALSSISKLEVRSLKRRLTAELDEVRSLIARFDHPQGGNFTTGKGRNKKLKTGNGVKRGGGDKGTVQIFKKCSNLLAKLMKHKDGWVFNVPVDAKGFGLHDYHTIVKEPMDLGTVKAKLGEGLYDSPLDFADDVRLTFNNAVLYNPVGHEVHSMAKFLLSLFEEKWVPIELQYHNLGRREIKHVALPRPPAPVVEPLPAPTPSPSPPPPPPSLPPAVLEDMTLEIVESVTTPLEPETVVTTAVEKPEGDEEEAPVDVRDLTMDEKRRLSEELQDLPYDKLETVVQIVKKSNPDLSQQDDEIELDIDSLEIQTLWELYSFVTGYKESLSNNKKEDQGFGSERDAESAHNIIQEPTALATGTETSRVTESGKAIRISSPTRQENKAGGSSSSNSSSSDSGSSSSDSDSDSSSGRGSDTGN from the exons ATGTCTTCAATCGGTGGAGCTTCGAAGACGGCGACGACGAAGCAGCAGCACAGGCGGGCCAAGCCAATGCCCGTTCCTCAACACGCGCGATCCCCTGCCCTCCTCTCTCCGTCCACCAACCCGTTCGCGTCGTCGGAGGCGCCGGAGGCCGACGAAGAACGACGTCCTCCTCCTCCCATGCTGAAGGTCGCCTTGAGCTCGATTTCGAAGCTCGAAGTCAGGAGCTTGAAGCGGAGACTAACCGCCGAGCTCGACGAAGTTCGAAGCTTGATCGCGCGGTTCGATCATCCCCAAGGCGGGAACTTTACGACGGGTAAAGGGCGAAACAAGAAGCTGAAAACAGGCAACGGAGTTAAGAGAGGTGGAGGTGATAAAGGTACGGTTCAGATTTTCAAGAAGTGTAGCAATCTGCTTGCGAAGTTGATGAAGCACAAGGATGGGTGGGTGTTCAATGTCCCCGTTGATGCTAAAGGTTTCGGCTTGCACGATTACCACACCATTGTTAAGGAGCCTATGGATTTGGGTACGGTGAAGGCTAAGCTAGGGGAAGGTTTGTATGATTCGCCGTTGGATTTCGCTGATGATGTTAGGCTTACTTTTAACAATGCGGTTTTGTATAACCCCGTTGGGCATGAGGTGCATAGCATGGCTAAGTTTCTGTTGAGCTTGTTTGAGGAGAAATGGGTTCCTATCGAACTGCAGTATCATAATCTTGGCAGGAGGGAGATCAAACATGTTGCGTTACCTCGTCCTCCTGCTCCTGTTGTAGAGCCATTACCAGCTCCTACACCTTCcccgtctcctcctcctcctcctccttctcttccGCCTGCGGTGCTTGAAGATATGACTTTGGAGATAGTGGAGTCTGTGACGACACCGTTGGAACCTGAAACTGTCGTTACTACTGCCGTTGAGAAGCCTGAAGGAGATGAGGAGGAGGCGCCTGTTGATGTTAGGGACCTGACGATGGATGAGAAACGGAGACTCAGCGAAGAGCTTCAGGACTTGCCTTATGACAAACTGGAAACGGTTGTTCAGATTGTAAAGAAGAGCAATCCGGATCTCTCTCAGCAGGATGATGAGATTGAGCTGGATATTGATAGTCTTGAAATCCAAACGCTTTGGGAGCTTTATAGTTTTGTGACTGGGTATAAGGAGAGCTTGAGCAATAATAAAAAGGAGGATCAGGGGTTTGGTTCGGAAAGAGATGCTGAATCTGCTCACAACATTATCCAAGAACCG ACCGCTCTAGCAACTGGCACAGAAACATCGAGAGTTACTGAATCAG GGAAAGCTATTCGCATCTCTTCTCCTACTCGGCAAGAAAACAAGGCAGGTGGATCAAGTAGTTCTAACAGTTCCAGCAGTGACTCGGGATCTAGCTCTAGTG ATTCTGACAGTGACAGCTCCTCTGGACGTGGATCAGATACTGGTAATTAG